The DNA window ctttctgaacatatcctgcttcttttcatccttgtctacttcctctggtgcatagcgggctagttctatgaactggtatgtgtactcttccacagacttgttgccttgctgcagttcacggaactcatctgccttgcgcttcatggtggctgctgggatgtgatagcgatggaattcatccacaaactctttccaagtgatagtggaggcatcttgcgcagctgcacagtagttctcccaccaagccaaagcagttccagtgagttgGTGAGCGGCTAAACGGActttgtcacggtctccatgttcAAACGGctcgagtttcctcttgataacacgcagccagtcatctgcgtccaaggggttgtaggagcctgcaaaggtgggtggcttggtcctcagaaaggccgtcagtttgtcatttgcattctgctcacggggtcttgggttggtgacgacattggtcaaagcttgcagtaggaggttctggttgttcaatacttgcaccaggtcaatggccggtggtggtggggcatgtcgtgctcctacttggctttctcctccctgctggctcacttcctgatcttcctgatcttcctggtcgggggcttgtccttgcacgccctgttgcccctccgcacttggagtggcatgtgccTGCCTTTGGAAGGTCCTGATATTACGCCTGGTGGCCGTCTGTGCATTGGGCAaaaacccttatgagacttGGCCTTGGTAGTAAGGgatgttttatttttttgaaaaggcagactTCATTTACTACCGGCAATCACATAGGCTAACAAGCAACAAGTGCagatagttttatttattacgctggggtacaacacttgggtggGTACAGCTGGAATACGCACTACACGATCGGGTACAAAAGGCACAACAGATGGGTAGGCACGACTCTAAACtcggggccgggacggcttctcccctggggcacctctaaggcatactactcacggggcgagtcgtcttctggggcggagtgcacttccagtggaatgagtagctcttcctcgtcgtcttcgaggatcccattttcctggGGTCGCTCGACGGCTCCTCCTCCGGTGGCCGCAGCTGTCCCttcggtaccttcgggtggagcttgcggggtcctaaaaagtcctccccatcctgtgatgggtgttccgattaggacttgggtttccccgattgccgggacgggtgttccgccgttggtccactcttgcatgcgccgatcctgaaTCTGCCGgaggctttcctgagcgacggcttcgctacttatagcggccgcggtccttgcctcggcttgagccacccggatttggtgcatcctcactgcaagctcagcttgctcagcccggtgggtttgctcccttaagatttgggcttgctcgtcaaagagcttgtccagggagacgaggtatgcgaccacatggtacaaaaggtcttcgtgtaggcggcgccgttccaagttcctcatgcgggcctgccagacctGCGTCCTGATGACTGGAGGAaagagcctcattggtgtgggaatgaggtgctcttcgaagatccggcacaggtaacggagagcttttctgatggccaagggataggcatcctgatgttgaaatcctgtggccgTCACTCGCCAaggttcgatgtcggggtggcgggtgcttctggcgatggagagaaccaccctacagcgacgagtaccgaggtattcgtactccctgctgtagtaccttgggcgctcggtaatgccgaggcgctccagagagttgatcaaaaggcggggaaaaccaggttcctcatggcaaacgccctgggtccacccattctcagccatctgaaaacaaggacagggtaaacaatctggcataggtgcaaagagagtagataatatttattattacaacaggggtggtacagttttcatggatacgtggtcattagggtatgGTTCTAGCTCGGAaggctaatcctatcatgggaaCTCTTCCTCGATTATGATAGGGTGCTTTTTTATTGGGAGGCTTCGATCTTCGGTCTGTGTgcctttatcccagtgggtttccatgggttcttcttcttcttcttcttcctctatccatccacctattccgttgcggttctcgtattcttgcatctgggcttggagggcggctaaggaatactcagcgctggcggcccttgcccgttgttcctccagctcctgggttaacttttcaatcccgtggattagctccctcagttgggccgtctgttcgcagtagagtgcatccaagccggtaaggtagatggataggtgggaaaccgtatcttctaaatcttcttcttctcgtccaagccccCTCATCCAGGCAATCCAGTGCGTCCCttctctcagcgggtgggaaaaatcccattggggtccgctgaaggtggtgcctgtaaagcACACACAGccatcgcagggctttacgggcgacctttcggtaggtgtcggtgAAGCGGAAAccaacggtggagatgaaccaagggtccacatcagggtagcgggtgctcttctccacaaaaatcataatgtcacaacgaagggtgcctccggagatgtatcacggtaggcatactctggtggttccataaccccaacgcgttccaggctgagcaataataatttaggaaggccgggctctgcgtggcagattccgttgacccatccattgtcagccatctgggaCAGGGcagaaaaaccagtggtgagtgtctgTGCAGAAAGATATCTACATCAAAACAAGTACTAGGGTTCAAAGGGGGTTTCActcttagggtcacgtcctacggccaacctacggctctgataccacctgaagcgtcccctcatccgaggtgacttaaatgtgatatacaaatcagtcccaggaggctgatacacatttattacatcagatggtacattaccgtacaaacctccgaggaggcgggcactcgatacagacgataactagtaataataTAGCTATAGTAatgcaccaaagcgtgacccacgcgggatccagctcgggctcagagtaacacgctagcagaagcatcttgcggagggccaacaccacaggcagagttgggcgcggacacaacccttattcgtcatttccgatcacgtagtccgggtcttcctctgagaaaaccacatatatatatagggtgagtacaaaggtactcaacaagtccaaccacatccgcggagggggtgataacagagaacatgcacggttatatcaagggtggggttagggtttatttgcgataaagcaagattttacacatgcaagggtttatttaacaaaaacactttctcaaaacatttttatagtaatcgaatcttaagtagtgttgatcctgcacaaaggatccaagttttagtgtcatcggactcggcgtccacagtagcttactgcacaactgccgagtactttcaaaacaacctatgccacaaaaccaatcatcccgaaacatctattgaaatgaccatgccgtaacgcgcccaataccgtggacacggctattcgaatagattttacactctgcagaggttgtacacttttacccacaagtagggtaccgcgctacgaacaccttaatgtcgcggcggatcctaacaaagccattacccaccttagctgaatctaactagccaacacggaagctaccatggggttaatgaccatcatgaagtcataaccggaatatcactcacacagatcgtatcccttccccatggtctcccgttacgcACCGCTCTCcatttttggctagtagaacaactagtggggtttatgctaagccgttgcccacacaacggtcgagtggttgtacgataaaagagttaggcaagatgacaccccagttcgtccttataccgaccagacggacatctcatgctcaaccacaaagatacaagcacgcaagcggcattccgcaccgaaaacgccgtccatcccgcCAGGTTAAGCCAACATCCCATTCTGATCTTctaaaacactcgtacccttattcttagtaaagcgcttataatcatggtttacaatataacgagaggaataataggtaacaggtttctctgtcatgtagtttacgcctagcctagcaaatcctaggtcatcggggtagggctatagcaatcaaggggtggctatccaaccaggtcttgcaataaaacaatgcattttacaaaaaaaacaggccaataggttgtatttataatctaggataagaatgcatcaaaggatgggattggacttgccattcacaaagccttccgggaagtcctgatcgaggtattgtccttcgggttcgggctcacggcactggttctcggactcttgctcgcagtactgctcgtcgacgggttctccctcggtcacctcgtgatctatggcgcacacaaacaaacattccataaggaaaaagGATTAAGGGTTTtatttacaagcccgaatcaggaatagcttaagaaactatggtagaaggaaGATTTCCGGGGGATTCCTTGATGGCGAGGCCGAcattatgttagaaatggcgtggtaaagtttcagggcaaacggggaatttttggcgcataaaataataggccgaacggggttttagggaaggaataagggtctaaggacctattcgtaattactgtttggaggggagggcttgatttgAATTTTCggaaatacctagggtactctaaaaagggtcagggacctatctataactattttgtgtagtggaggggttcattttctaaatagaatgagcagggggggttTATTTGTAAAGAGAGGGTAAGAGGGGGTGGGCTCTTAAGGGAATGGGCAAAAGGtgcagggggttcagggcaaaagtgcccttcttcctcctcccgttaccagagacaggggaggggatgggggccggcggcgccaccaatcccggcggccctagggcacggcggcgcccggggacggtgctacacggagaggggagtgagGGGAATCCATTCCACCCCTCACCTTGGgtcggggcggcgtgaggcgggctgcccacgggggccaggggcggcgggcggaggtgcctggcggcggcggtggagcaaggccggggagggggctaggggttgcgggggagcttgtggtggtggagaggcgcgtcgtgggggggggggtatttgtaggccggagAGGGCAggaaggagggggcgcggtggaggtcggtggcggcagtaatggcagtggggcggcggtggtacggggtgccgctgcgcagggcggccggtggcgctggtcgtcgcggcgcagggcggggtggtggcgcgtagcggggaagGGCGGCCCgagggcgtgcggcgcagggggaggtggcccgtggcgaggcgacgcgcggcggccggcactgctcggcGTCGCAGCACGCAGGGGCAGCACGAGCGCCAATGCGGCAAGGGGgtacggcgtgcgcagaggagggccgggttaggcagctcctgtggagACGTCAAagggcggaggtggtggtggtggccggcgttgagctctctgctcggtgccgtgctgcgtatgcaggggagcgaggggagcaggaagcaggaacagagaaaggagaaaagaagaggaaaaggggtagggggaaaagaaaaggagggagggggtcttgcgtcggcgggattcgcggcgaggtcgcgagcgtgcgacgcgacgcgtgaggggaaagagctgcgtcggcgggattcgcggcgacggtcgcgagtgcggagttgagcacgcggcacgtcgcgggggtcgaggaaaagagaaaggctggcggtcaatgtcggatgtcagacggcgaaaggtcgagagatGTTTTGAGCGGTCAGgggtttaggaacgatccgGGCCCGACGACGGAAAagtttaaaaaaaatatttttagcgagcgatttgtactgtaatttaaataaggtaaaaacgcgggcgttacacatACCAAGATGATCAGATTTAGGTTTAGATTCCTTACTTCGGCTTTCTTGAGCCAAAGCTCTTTGCAGCACTTGATTAATGGTTAGAAACTCATAGCCCTCTAGGTTTTCTTTAATATGAGATCTTAAATCCTTAAGAGCTAATTCAGCAAGATCCTTTTCAGAAATAATCAAACTATAACATCAGTTTTTTGTATCTCTAAATCTTCTATTGTATTCAGCAACAGACTCATCAACCTTTTGCCTAACCGATGTCAAATGAGATAGTCTCGATTCATTATCACCATTGTAAAAATGCTCATGAAATTTATGCTCTACTTGAGACCATGTATGAATAGAATTTGGAGATAATGCTGAAAACTATGAGAAAGCTGTACCAGATAATGACAAAGGGAACATTCTGATTTTTAAATGATCAAGACTACCATGAATACCCAATTGTGCATTAAATTGGCTGACATGCTCCCATGTGGTTCTACTATCCTCCTCGGTGAATTTAACAAGTTCCAGCACCTTAAAAATGTGAGGATATGGTATACCATCAAAACTCTCAAGATAAGGTTTTTGACACACTAGAATTTTATCTTTAAGCTCTACGCGAAAGTTTCTTTAAACATAACAACCAAATCTCTTTTATGTTTTTCAAGCATCTGATTATAATAAGGATCATTTGGCTTTTGTACAATGGAGTTAGCATTATTCGACGCATAATTTGGTGCCTGGTTGGGTTGTACATATGGTGATTCCTGCAAATAACCATTGTTTGGCATGGCACTGTATGAAAAACCTGAACTTTGGGGGGAATAGGATATGTATTATATGTCATAGCAGTGTATGGAGGAATACAATAACCAGCAAATCCATTTGTTCAGCTAGGATCACCCTAAACTGGAGGCATACTAGCAACTGGTTCAGGAGACGACTGATACGCGACCAAAGCTCCAGGACCGGTCAGACCGGTTGAAACCGGTCCCCCATAACCGGTCCGGCCGTTTTGTTCATGTTGTACTGTTCTGGAGTCCTTTGACCTTCGAAATAGTTCAACGGCATGCCAAATTGAGGCGTGAGTACCGCCGATGACTCAGGAGGCATAGTGTTATGTTGTGAAGTACCAGCAACATTAGACTTAGGAGCATTACTATCATTGGCCAAGGGTTGCTTCCCTAACGATCTATCTATCATGTTTTGAATGAACAGTAGCAACATTCGTTCTTGACCATCAACTAATAAGCGACTAACTTGCTCCAAAGTAACGGGTGGTGCTGCGGTACTCACATTGGCTTTTACCTTAGCTTGCTCGTCCTCGCTCGAGACAATGATCACCTCCTTGTCCTTGGAGATGTCGCCCTTTCGATTTTTGAAGAAGTGAGATAAGAACCATCAACGTGCTTCTTCATCTTCTTTTGCTTTGCGTCGTATGTTGTCTTCTTCACGCTCCTTCATGTAGGCTTCATAAGCTTGACAATCCTCATCTGACAATTCATCAACAGTCGGCCTAGCGATATTGTTGGGATCAACCTCACTAGGTTTTGGTAGATTCACCATAGCAACAGATCCCTTCACTTTCTTCCCTAGCGGAGTCGCCAAAAAGTATGTTGACGCGAAAACGTGTCGCGCCAAATACCGAGCACCGAAAGTGCAGCACGCAGGGGCACACCTTGCAGCGCCGCTGCGCCAACCGGTCCGACCGGTATGGTGGACCGGTCAGACTGGTCTCGCCGGGGTAGCCCGTTGAGGATCCAACGAACGCCCACCCAGGAGGGACCCCATCGTGGCAGGCGCACCTTGTGTTGTTCTAGGGTCAGCAGGCCACCTAGAACATCCTCAAACGCTGTCGAGACGAGAGAAGAACATCAGGTACAGGGGTTGGAAGAGCTAGGGTTTGGAGAAGACATAAAAAGTAATGAAAAGTAGTAGATTGATATATCTCTTGATCGATTGGATACTCTCAATCAATCGCCCGTGGCCCTTTATATTTACCGGAAGGGATGGTCTTACCCCATTAGGAGTCGAACCTTATACAAATTCCGTGTCAAAATACAACTCCTAACTCGGACTGCATTGTCAAAACTGGTCTGACCACCCTAACCAACTGGTCTGATCTGGGTCAAGTTTTCTAGAAGTCATAACTCTCTCATCCGAACTCCAAAtcggacgttctatatatgcatTTTGATCGTCTCGACCAGAGCTACGCAATGGTGAAGTCAAATCTGCATTTTTGGCAAAGTCACCCCCAACCGGTCTAATCGGATTGTGCACACGGTTTGACCGATATGCACAGTCGTGTCAATTTTGGTCGTCAACAGAATTATAACACAGTTTAGAAATATTTACCTCAATAGAAGGTTCTCATCATATCACAAGCTCTAGACTTCACTATATAAATCAATAAGAAATGTTCAGGAATGCAAGGTTCCAAGAAATAGTGAAACATCAACCTATACACCGCTACACTAGCACTACCTGATAATGAGAGGGAACCAAGTATGATTACCCCAAATGAATTATAATAGTTCCTATATGAATCTATATCAAAGCCCTTTGCAATTTATATCAATCCGTATACAACACTATATCCATCTATTGGTGTCCAGGTAGAACTTGGAGCTACAGTCTCAGCGTATACAACAGTACTGAACTTCATCAATCAATGTCTCAATGAATTGAATGCCTAAGGCACTATGCGATTCAAGCACCTTCTTCAGATTTCTTCTTCATTTTGAGGGCAGCTTTGACGACGTTTCCCCTTGAAATCATCCCAACCTTCAGGAATGGAAATTTCATATGTTACCCACAAGAATGCTCAAAATGTTTTGTTAAGGGTATTCATCTAAAGCAAAATGAACAGGAACTGCAAGGATGGATCCACTTACTAGTTTCCCTGTGCTATCAACTACAGGTAATCTCCGGTACTTGGTTTCAAGTAGCAACCTTGTAGCAGCATCAAGATTAGTATTTTCACGCACCGCAATAGGCGAAGAAGTCATAACATCACCAATGACTTTGCCATTAGTTTTGCTTAGTAGCCTCTGTATCTCACGGAATGTCTGTAGAGCAGTGATTATGAGTTTAAAAAAAAGTCTATCACGAACAGATGACCACAAATTCATTCATAGAAGTAGTGAAAGCAAATGAGATAAATAATCTGGTAGTACAAACAGTGGAGCATGTTATCCTCATTTTAACTGCTACAGAAATATATTGTTTAAGCATGACTGATTGAGTATTCATGATGTACAAAAATGTGGTTCAAAGACTGATGGGTGCATGCGTATTATTCTAAGTAGGATCTGTATTTCTCAACATATTCCCATGAAGAAAAACTGCCTCCACATTGAAGCAGAGCAGTTCATCTCAATAGGTGGGAGGTAAGAAGGCCAGGACAAATAAAGCTCATGTGCAAAGATAATATTTTTAAATAGTAGTAATAGCTAGCCAAGATGAATAATTCAATCAATTCTCAGGCTATACAAAAGATGAAAGGTACCTTCCATGTACTATCCACATCAGGGAACATGTTTTTATTTGTATCAGCCAGTCCATTTCCTGAATCATGAGTTGAATATGATAAAGTAACAGATAATGAATGGTACCAGAACTATAAAGATGAATTGCATGATACAATAAAGTAATTGAGAAAGGATACGATTAAAGTGTTGTACGAAATACACTAAAGACAGCATGTAGAAATAGCATGGAAAATACTTTCTAAACAGCTGGTGTAATATGAATTCTTTCTAAGAAAAAGATTCAAAGTTTGAGCAAATCATAAATACCTGACATTGAGTCCAGTGCTAACAGATCATAATCTGAGACGACCCCAACCTGCAGGTGCAAATATTGGAAACATAATTGACATCAAAGATAACAATGTAATAATAACCAAGCTTATCAGTGTAATTCAAGTTACCAGAGGAAACTGAGCTAAGTTTATGCGGTTCAATAACAACAGAATAGCATCAAAAGAACATTCTAACTCTGTAAGACAGTTGGGGCAAAAGATTTAGGATAAAACTAACCAGCTTCCAATTGTCGTCAACCACAGGAAAGCCAGAAATCCTGTGCTGCACCAACAGCTCGAGGGCTACACACAAATAAACAGAACAAGTGAGCAACTTCCGAAATTACAATGCAAACAAGCACAGGCATCACACTAGGAAGGAGGGGTACCTTCATCAACTGATGTTGTAGTTTTGACGACAAGGAGATTTTCCTTCCTCGTCATGAAGTCTCCAACCGTGTAGACTCCATTGCTTTGCTGAATAAGGATGATCCAGTTATCACCAGcacaaaacttatgtttaaaccCATATATATATTCGATTCCGACGAGaacaattgtctcggcagaaTAACACTAGATGTGTGCGCTTGCTAAAAGAGGCATGTGAATGACAGCAGTGTGAATTGCACAAGAATGACTCTTGTTATTGAATGTTTCTCTGTTTGCTTTTAAATTTGGGACTGGACACCGTCCTACTAATCTAAAGGAACATCTTTTTTGTAATACAACCGTGCTGTTAGCCTGTTACATGGAGGTTACTTCAGCAAGCGTAACTGTTCACTTGTTTTCCGGTTTTGAAGAAGAAAAGCCTCCAATTTCATCCATGGGAGGATTTTGTTAGGAAAAGGAAGGGATTGGtatcaaatcaaatcaaatCAAACATAATTAAACAATCCAATCCAACGCAGCATCAATTCAGTTTTAAAAACGGAGGGAGGAGTACTATTCTAAACAAGTGTGGGTACGAAAATAGCATCAATTCCTCTTAACCAAAGAAATTTTAGAGAAAAGTAAAAGCAAGGCAACGGtggaggaggaaaagaaaaaagaattaAGCGAAACTGAAAAAAGGGAAATCGATTGCCGCTTCTCACCCCGGCGACGCCTCCTGCGACTGGCGCGGCCgctgcggcggcgagcgcgcgcatGGACCTGCAGGACGCCGGCCGTCGGCCTGGCGCAACCCGCcccgggcggcgcgcgggcgtaGAAGGGCGGCGCCGGGCAGCGAGGGTGGCGTCAGAGGTGGAGAGCAGCAGCGTGGCGTCCATGGCGCCGCCGTGCATGCGCCGGGGGGATTGGGTGGTCGATCCGATCGGGGCGAGGATGGACGGCGGATGGTCGAGGCTTGATGATGAGAAGGCTGCCGAATGGATCGACTGGGGGCTATGtaggtagctctagctggtgGGGAAGCAAAAGCAGAGAAGCATGCGTGTTGGGATGGGATGGCGccggaagacgacgacgacggcgggtGGATAGGGACCGGACCATTCTCGGCCGTCCGCGGCCACCGTTTCCGTGATGAACGCTCGACTTCTGCACGTGCTCGCTCTGGTTCAACATCTCGAAGTGGTGAGAACGCGCGTGTAGCGCGATGGTAAGAAGCGTTTAGCGGTGTTGTTGATTGAAACGAGCATCACAGCTAAAGATGAAAATCATGTCGCTAACCTTGTCATCACGAACACGTTTACACCAATCGATTTTGAAAATCCATCATAATTTCGGTAGTGCGCACTTTAGCAGCAAGCATGCTCTCAAAAAGAAGAGCATAATAATTTTCATCTTTAGCTGTACGAGGTTGAGAGGTGGTGGATGATATAATAACAATCTTTTTCCAAATTATATCTTATTTTAGTCTTATCCGGAGTTAatcttttaaactttaatcaagtGTGCATATAACCTCTACGATATCAAATAAATATACTATTAAGATATATTTTATTGCACGATTAAAAATTAATTTTATATTGTATAACTTAATGAAAATAGAGGCCTTTGATTTAAACAATACTAAAAATTGTGCGTTTTGAAACAAATGGAGTTGAGTAAACTCAGGGGTAAACACAATGAAGTTGGATACCGAAGCAACTTTGCCCGGATTCCGTGGATTCCCCGGCCATGGCGGAACGCGCCAGCCGCACGTTCACATAGATCACGCCGACCGCAACACCATCGATCTAATGACGGCGATTCAGCGGTGGCCGGCGCAGGGCAGCTTCCGACGTCACTGTTCCCCGTTCGCGTCGGCGGGCGGTCGGCCCAGTCGTATTTCGcttctctctctcgctcgcTGTAACCTGACGCGGATCCTGTGCTAATTTCCACTATCCGACGAAAATCCTCCATGGACACATCTGTAGATTTTTCCCCCCAGGAAGAAGCAGGCACCAGAACCCGCGGCCTTGGATGATTTTTCTCTTCTGAATTTCAACGCAAGGAACGGCGACCGCAGTTGTTGCTTCAGTTCTTTGTATTCAAACCAGGCATTTCAAGGATGGAAGGTCAGCAGGTGTAACGTGGACATATCTAAGGATACCGGAATTTATCAGGAAAAATTTATTCCTCATACGCGCTGGTGGAATGAAAGCTATCGCAGAAGGGCGCCGCCGTTACTGTTCATCTTCCCCATTGAGGACAGCAGCGGCCGAAGTTCGAGGTGGGGGGTTGCCGGGGTCCCGTGGCCACCGGCGACTTTAGATGAGAAAGGTGGAGGGTAGGGAAGtcgggcggtggaggcgggttGCGGGGGTGGCGTGGCGAGGCGGTGGGGACGCCACCAGCCGCCAGAGATCGGGGGACAACCGGTAGGCTAGAACTAGGGCGGGGGAGCTTGGATCGGGTTGGAGGTAAttagcggcggcggtggagagcggcggcggaggcgccggAGCGGCACCGGAGCCGATGGGGGAGGGCGGGGGAGCAACACCCAGGGACGTGGAAATTTCTTCTGCGATGCATCCGCCGCAAATTGCAGAGAGCGATGAATAGAAACCCTCGTATTTATCATCCTCGGAAACTCCCTGAGGAAAACAAAGAGATATTCCTTATTTGTCTTTTTAGGAATACCGGGGGATGAAAAGTTCTCAACTGAATAGGATTTCCATAGATGCCAGCACGCCGATGATGGAGGGTCTGCGCAGAGCGCTAATACAAGCAGTGTGGGTAATTGCAGGCAGATTGTGATGCGTTTGGCAACTGGATGGGACAAGGCATGGGAATTAGCGGTAGAAATTAATGGAGAGAATTCCTTTGAAGTTTGATTTTTAGTCCCAGTCGCTTGTTTGGTTCATGAAGGAAATTAAGAGAGGGAGTTGGAGAGGAAATTTATATCCTCTATTTGGTGCGTGGGTTTTAACATGGAAAATTATATCATAAGTTATGATAAACGGTTGAGATAATCCATTTTCATCCTTAAATACAATTCCATCCCAATTACAACCCCTCCTATGGAAAAAGATCGGTGGGAGTTGGATCTCTAAACTCCCATTTCTTATTCCACATAAACTCACCCTCCCACAAAATAAACTTGACAATTTTAGTCTCATATCTCTAAACTCCAATTGTTTAGCAGCAATTACCCTAAACTAAACGAGCCGTTGAGTGGCAAGTAGGCGCCAGTAGTTGAACTCGCAGCATTGTGAGACAGGTA is part of the Panicum hallii strain FIL2 chromosome 2, PHallii_v3.1, whole genome shotgun sequence genome and encodes:
- the LOC112883112 gene encoding CBS domain-containing protein CBSX1, chloroplastic-like, with protein sequence MHGGAMDATLLLSTSDATLAARRRPSTPARRPGRVAPGRRPASCRSMRALAAAAAAPVAGGVAGQSNGVYTVGDFMTRKENLLVVKTTTSVDEALELLVQHRISGFPVVDDNWKLVGVVSDYDLLALDSMSGNGLADTNKNMFPDVDSTWKTFREIQRLLSKTNGKVIGDVMTSSPIAVRENTNLDAATRLLLETKYRRLPVVDSTGKLVGMISRGNVVKAALKMKKKSEEGA